In one window of Rhizobium oryzihabitans DNA:
- a CDS encoding beta-ketoacyl-ACP synthase gives MKSDNDVVITGVGIVTCHGVGSQAHVALLSGTAVPETVVETEKFKPYPVHPMPEIDWSAQIAKRGDQRQMENWQRLGVFAAGLALDDAGLKENAEACATMDMIVAAGGGERDINVDTLIVDEALKRNDREKLLNEKLTTELRPTLFLAQLSNLMAGNISIVHKVTGSSRTFMGEEAAGISAVETAFHRIRSGESSHALVGGAFSAERPDMILLFEAIGAHAQGGWQPLWSRGDQDGGGMISGSLGAFLVLESRKHAQERGARIYARIDAIEGDRGSRDEGKMEKRMERLLAPAKDSAATVVFSGASGYDEVTQREKDILEKALPQAVIRGFGGVTGHGLEAQFPLGLALAALTLESGAKVPAFDAGAEKPMGEAASEAVVTTVGHVRGEGVAVLSRDV, from the coding sequence ATGAAATCTGACAATGATGTGGTGATAACAGGGGTCGGCATCGTGACCTGTCACGGCGTCGGAAGCCAGGCGCATGTCGCGCTTCTTTCGGGAACGGCGGTGCCTGAGACGGTGGTCGAGACCGAAAAGTTCAAACCCTATCCGGTTCACCCCATGCCGGAAATCGACTGGTCCGCGCAGATCGCCAAGCGCGGCGACCAGCGCCAGATGGAAAACTGGCAGCGTCTCGGCGTGTTCGCCGCTGGTCTGGCGCTCGACGATGCCGGGCTGAAGGAAAATGCCGAAGCCTGCGCCACCATGGACATGATCGTTGCTGCCGGCGGCGGCGAGCGCGACATCAATGTCGATACGCTGATCGTCGACGAGGCGCTGAAGCGCAATGACCGCGAAAAGCTGCTGAACGAGAAGCTGACGACCGAACTGCGTCCGACGCTGTTTCTCGCCCAGCTTTCCAACCTGATGGCCGGCAATATTTCCATCGTGCACAAGGTTACCGGCTCTTCGCGCACTTTCATGGGCGAGGAAGCGGCCGGCATTTCCGCCGTTGAAACCGCGTTTCACCGCATCCGCTCCGGCGAATCCAGCCACGCGCTGGTGGGTGGCGCCTTCTCGGCCGAGCGTCCCGACATGATCCTGCTGTTCGAAGCCATCGGCGCACATGCGCAGGGGGGCTGGCAGCCGCTGTGGTCGCGTGGTGACCAGGACGGTGGCGGTATGATTTCCGGCTCGCTCGGCGCCTTCCTCGTGCTGGAATCGCGCAAGCACGCCCAGGAACGTGGCGCCCGGATCTATGCCCGCATCGACGCCATCGAGGGCGATCGCGGCAGCCGTGACGAAGGTAAGATGGAGAAGCGTATGGAGCGTCTCCTCGCTCCGGCAAAGGATAGTGCGGCGACCGTCGTGTTTTCCGGCGCAAGCGGTTATGACGAGGTTACCCAGCGCGAGAAGGATATTCTCGAAAAGGCTCTGCCGCAGGCCGTCATTCGTGGTTTTGGCGGTGTCACCGGCCATGGGCTTGAGGCGCAGTTTCCGCTTGGGCTCGCATTGGCTGCCCTGACGCTTGAAAGCGGCGCGAAGGTTCCGGCTTTCGATGCCGGCGCGGAAAAGCCGATGGGCGAGGCGGCTAGCGAAGCGGTCGTCACCACCGTCGGCCATGTGCGCGGCGAAGGTGTCGCCGTTCTGTCCCGTGACGTTTGA
- a CDS encoding beta-ketoacyl-ACP synthase, protein MTSNFKDHLGRPIVAVTGMGIITSLGQGLADNWAALTSGKSGIHKITRFPTEGLSTRISGTVDFIDVPAPNSVERSYAFARETTIEALAQAGISGDFDGPLFLAAPPIEPEWSARFELADRSPPAAQPGDAYERFLTAFRQRPDPAFQEAALFGAISERLSDRFGTRGLPVTLSTACASGATAIQLGVEAIRQGRTERALTVATDGSVSAEALIRFSLLSALSTQNDPPEKASKPFSKDRDGFVIAEGAATLVLESLEAAVARGAKVLGIIKGAGEKADSFHRTRSSPDGGPAIATIRAALADAGVAESDIGYINAHGTSTPENDKMEYGSMLAVFGEGLKNIPLSSNKSMIGHTLTAAGAVEAVFSLQTMLTGTLPPTINYNNPDPTISLDVVPNVKRDATVNAVLSNSFGFGGQNASLVMTREPA, encoded by the coding sequence ATGACTTCCAATTTCAAGGATCATCTCGGTCGCCCGATCGTCGCCGTCACCGGCATGGGCATCATCACCTCGCTGGGGCAGGGGCTTGCCGATAACTGGGCGGCGCTGACATCAGGCAAATCGGGTATCCACAAGATCACCCGTTTCCCCACGGAGGGGCTTTCCACCCGTATCAGCGGCACGGTCGATTTCATCGACGTTCCCGCACCGAATTCCGTCGAACGCTCCTATGCCTTTGCGCGCGAGACGACCATCGAGGCGCTTGCGCAGGCCGGTATCTCCGGCGATTTCGACGGACCGCTGTTTCTGGCAGCGCCGCCGATCGAGCCGGAATGGAGTGCACGTTTCGAGCTTGCAGACCGGTCTCCGCCGGCCGCCCAGCCGGGTGACGCCTATGAACGTTTCCTGACGGCCTTCCGTCAGCGTCCCGATCCGGCGTTCCAGGAAGCTGCACTTTTCGGCGCGATTTCCGAACGTCTTTCCGACCGTTTCGGCACCCGCGGCCTGCCGGTAACACTCTCGACCGCCTGTGCATCCGGCGCGACTGCGATCCAGCTCGGCGTCGAGGCTATTCGGCAGGGCCGCACCGAGCGGGCACTGACGGTTGCGACCGACGGTTCGGTGAGCGCCGAGGCGCTGATCCGCTTTTCGTTGCTGTCGGCGCTGTCGACCCAGAACGACCCGCCGGAAAAGGCTTCCAAGCCGTTCAGCAAGGATCGCGATGGTTTCGTCATCGCTGAAGGTGCAGCCACGCTGGTGCTGGAATCGCTCGAAGCCGCCGTCGCACGCGGCGCCAAGGTTCTCGGCATCATCAAGGGTGCCGGTGAAAAGGCCGACAGTTTCCACCGCACACGTTCCTCACCCGATGGCGGACCCGCGATTGCGACGATCCGCGCGGCGCTGGCCGATGCAGGCGTGGCTGAAAGCGATATTGGCTACATCAACGCCCACGGCACCTCGACGCCGGAGAACGACAAGATGGAATATGGCTCGATGCTTGCCGTCTTCGGTGAGGGCCTGAAGAATATTCCGCTGTCGTCCAACAAGTCGATGATCGGGCACACATTGACGGCTGCAGGCGCGGTTGAGGCGGTATTCTCGCTGCAGACCATGCTGACCGGCACCCTGCCGCCGACGATCAACTACAACAATCCCGATCCCACCATTTCGCTCGACGTGGTGCCGAATGTGAAGCGGGACGCGACGGTGAATGCCGTGCTTTCCAACTCCTTCGGCTTTGGCGGGCAGAATGCAAGCCTTGTCATGACACGGGAACCGGCATAA